In the Rubrivivax gelatinosus IL144 genome, CCGCACCCAGCATCCAGGCCAGGCACAGCAGCAGAGCGACACCCCGGGCCGTGCGCGGCGCAGCGACGCGCGCGGCAGCCGCCCGAAGGGCAGCGGCAGCACGGGCACACGAGAAGGCCCACGGGCCCGGGACGGAAGTCGACATGAAAGACGGTAAGAGCCGCTGCGGCCGACCACTTCCCCGCGGCCGCCGCTGTACGGTGCCGCGCTCGCGCGCCGCACCCCCTCGTTGGCCGGTATCCGGGCTGGCGGTGCGACCCGTGTGCCCTTCCCAGGCGTTCACCCAGTGGATTCGACACGAGCGGAAGCCCGAAGCCTCCGACCGCTTACCGTTGCGGGGGCAGCTCAGGTTGGGGGCTCGCAGGCGACGCGGGTCGCCCTTCCTGATTCCCGTTGAACTGCCCCGACCGACGCCGAGGACGAGCACCAACGGCGCGCATGATAGGCATCGCCGCCTCGCCTGCACGCCGATGCGGCGCAGTTTCTTGACACCCGTCAAGCCGACAACCCCGCCGGAAGCGGCCGCGGCGTCACTCCGGGCCGTTCCCGATGGGGCCCGTCGGCCGCGGCGCTAGGCTGCGCCATCGGCCCCGCGGCCACGGACAGGAGAACCCCCGATGAGACTGCCGTTGCGACCGCTGCTGCTCGCGCTGGGCGCCGCCGCGCTGGCGCTGCCGGCCGCCGCCGAGCCGCGCGCCGACGAGGCGCTGGCCGCCCGTTCGGTGGCCGCCACCTGCGCCAACTGCCACGGCCCCGAAGGCCGTTCGCAGGGCACGATCAAGACGCTGGCCGGCCAGCCGGCCGAACGCACCCTGCAGTCGCTGGCCGAGTTCCGCAGCGGCGCCCAGCCTTCGACGATCATGGCCCAGCTGCTGCGCGGCTACAGCGACGAGCAGCTGCGCCTGGCGGCGCAGTGGTTCGCGGCCCAGCCCGAACGCCGGGAGCGCTGATGCACGACCGCTCGCACACGCTGACGCGCCGCCGCCTGCTCGGCGCGGGCCTGGCCGGCGGCACGCTGGCGCTGGCCGGTTGCGCCGCGCCGCCGGTGGCGCGCTCGACCCCCGGCCGCGTCGTCGTCGTCGGCGGCGGCTACGGCGGCGCCACCGCGGCGCGATACCTGCGGCTGTGGGGCGGTGTCGACGTCACGCTGGTCGAACGCGAAGCGGTCTTCGTGTCCTGCCCGGTGTCCAACCTCGTGCTCGGCGGCTGGCGCACGCTGGCCGACATCACGCGCGGCTACGACGGCCTGGCCGCCGCCGGCGTCAAGCGCGTGCGCGGCGAAGCGGTGGCGATCGACGCCCAGCGCCGCCTGCTGCGCCTGGCCGACGGCAGCACCCTGCCCTGGGACCGGCTGATCGTCGCCCCCGGCATCGACTTCGACAGCGCGGCGATCCCCGGCCTGCAGCCGGCGCTGGACGCCGGCACCGTGACGCACGCCTGGAAGGCCGGGCCGCAGACCGTGGCGTTGCGGCGCCAGCTCGAGGCCCTGCCGGACGGCGGCGTCGTCGCGATCACCATCCCGCGGGCGCCCTTCCGCTGCCCGCCCGGGCCTTACGAACGTGCCGCCGTCATCGGCAGCTGGCTGAAGCAGGCGCGGCCACGCGCCAAGCTGCTGCTGCTCGACGCCAACCCCGAGATCCAGTCGAAGAAGGCGCTGTTCCAGCGCGCCTTCGGCGAGCACCTGAAAGGCATCGTCGAGTACCGCCCCGACGCCGAGCTGCGCGAGGTCGACGGTCGGCTGGCGCGCTTCGACTTCGAGGACCTGAAGGCCGACGTGCTGAACGTCATCCCGCCGCAGCGCGCCGGCCGGCTGGCGCAGGACGCCGGGCTGGTGACGGTCAACGGGCGCTGGGTCGGCGTCGACTGGCTGACGCTGCAGTCGCAGGCGCTGCCCGGCGTGCACGTGCTCGGCGACGCCACGTTTTCGGCGCCGCTGATGCCCAAGAGCGGACACATGGCCAACCAGCACGCCAAGGTGGCGGCGGCAGCGGTGATCCAGCTGCTGCGCGGCGAGCCGGTGAACCCGGCGCCGCTGGTGATGAACACCTGCTACAGCGTCATGTCGCCGACGCAGGCGGTGCACGTCGCCTCGGTGCACCCCTACGACTCCGCCGAGAAGACCTTCAAGGCCGTGCCGGCCTCGGTCGGCGTGTCGCCTGACTGGAACGGCGCCGAGGCCCGCATCGCGCAGGCCTGGGCCGAGAACATCTGGGCCGACACGCTGGCGCTGTGAAGGCCCGGGGCGGCACCGGGGTGCCGCCCCTCGCGCCGGTCAGCGCACGACCGCGAGTTCCTCGCGCTTGCCACCCTTGAAGGTGTAGAGCGTCAGCGCGCCGTTCTTGATGTCGCCCTTCTCGTCGAAGGCGATCGTGCCGGTCACGCCCGGGTAGCTGATCTTGGCCAGCACCGGCAGGTACTTGGCCGGATCGGCCGAGCCGGCCTTGACCATCGCCTCGGCCATCACCTTCGTCGCGTCGTAGGTGTAGGGCGAGTAGATCTGCACTTCGGCGCCAAACTTCTTCTTGAAGTCGGCCTTGAACTTGTCCATCACCGGCTTTTGCGCGCCTTCGACGCCGCCGGCGATCGCGCAGATCACCTGGTTGTCGGGCACCTGGCCCGAGGCCAGCTTCGGCAGCTCGGCGGTGCAGACGCCGTCGCCGCCCATGAACTTGGAGTTGATGCCCAGCTGCTTCATCTGGCGCAGCATCGGGCCGCCGACCGCGTCCATGCCGCCGTAGAAGATGACGTCGGGCTTGGCGGCCTTGATGCCGGTGAGGATGCCGGTGAAGTCGGTCGCCTTGTCGTTGGTGAACTCGCGCTTGACGATGGTCGCGCCGGCGGCCTTGGCGGCCTTCTCGAACTCGGTGGCCACGCCCTGGCCGTAGGCGGTGCGGTCGTCGATGACGGCGACGGTCTTGGCCTTCAGCGTCTGCACCGCGTAGCGGCCCAGCGTGCCGCCGAGCTGGGCGTCGTCGGCGACCATGCGGAAGGTCGTCTTGAAGCCTTGGCGGGTGTAGCGCGGGTTGGTCACCGACGGGGCGATCTGCGGGATGCCGGCTTCGCTGTAGATGCGTGCGGCCGGGATGGCGGTGCCCGAGTTCAGGTGGCCGACGACGCCGTTGACCTTGCTGTCGACCAGCTTCTGCGCCGCTGCGGTGCCCTGCTTCGGGTCGCCGCCGTCGTCTTCGGCCAGCAGTTCGAACTTGGCCGTGCGGCCGCCGATCTGCACGCCCTTGGCGTTCAGCTCCTCGATCGCCATGCGCACGCCGTTCTCGTTGTCGCGGCCGAGGTGGGCGGCCGGTCCGCTGAGGGCGGCGACGTGGCCGATCTTGACGACGATCGGCTCGGCGGCCGACGCGGAAACGGCCACGCAGGCCAGGGCGAGCAGGGAAAGGCGCGGGAAGAAGGCAGTCATGTTCACTCTCTCAGCAGGACGTCGCGGCATGCCGGCGCCGCGCCCCTGCGCAGCGTCACCCCCTCTGTCACCGTCACCTGAGAGATTCACAGCGGCCGCCCGGCGCCGTTTGCTCCTTCGGCGCACCGGCGGACGTCACGCAGCCGGCGCTTCTTCAGAGTTCATCCAGGGCATCGGTCCATGGTGCCTGAGAGTTTCCGGGGTGGTTGCTCCTTCGGCGCCGCGCGATAGGGTGAACGCGCGGACTCTCCCGATGCCATTCGGGCTTTTGGCCTGCCCGGCTGCGGAATCACCACCGGCCGAGCGAGAAGTAGTCGATTATGCCAGCGAACCACGGGGAAACCCGCAGCAAGCTCTCGCCCCATCAGGCGACGACAGCCTCGGCGTCGCGGCGCTCGCCGCGGGTGTCGGTCCAGGAGACGCCGACGCGGTCGCCGGGCTTCGCGCCGCGCAGCACGAAGCGCAGGAACGGGTTCTTCGACACCGAAGGCCCCCAGCGCATCGTCAGCACCGGGCGGCCCTGCAGCGTGACCAGCACCTCGTGGATGTGCCAGGCCGGGATAGTCCGGCCGTCGCCGTCCTTGCGCTGGCCGGACTCCATCTCGTGGGCCATCAGCACGCGCACCAGCGCACGCTCGCCCTGCGACTGGGCGCGGATCAGGATCGGGGCGGCGGCCATGCGGCTCCTTCAGGCGGCGCAACCGCCCAATGTCACGCGGATCTCCTTGCGGGCGAAAAAGACGCGGGCGTCGGAGGTCGTCGCGACGGCCCAGACCGGCGAGGACTCGGCCATCTTGATTCGCAAGGTGAATTCGGGTTCGACGGCTTCGCTCAGCTCAAAGATGGCCGACAAAAGCGCTGGGTTGTGCTCCACGAGCAACAGCAGGCGTTGCGCATTGACAAGCGACGTGCCGAATGTCAATTCGACCGCGGCGCCGTTCTCGGCGACGTCCGGCCCCGACAGCGTCACCTCGGCACTCGGTTGCGGCGTCGCGATGCCGAGCGCGCTCTGAAGCTCGGCCAGCGAGGCGGCTTCGAAGGCAGGCGGCAGGGCCGCGGCGCCGGCGGCCCGCGGCCACAAGCCCAGACTGGCGAGCATCGCGGCACACACGCCGGCGGCCAGCGTGTCGCGGCGTTCGAGGTCGGGACCGAGTGCAGGACTCATGTCGACGAGGTGGCCAAGCGAAGGGGTCGGAATTGATTTGGACCGAGTCCGAGGTCCAGGTTCGTTCTTTGAGTTAAGACAAGTTTCTTAACAAGAGTCGCGCGCCCAATTTCACCGATCGATACAGATCAAGCCCGCCGAGGAGCCCACGAATGAATGCGATGACCGTCCTGTTCTCCACCGATGTCGGCCTGATGAGTCTGGCCGTGATTGCCGTCACCCTGGGAATGGGCGCGTTCTATCTCCGCTACTTCCTGAAGCACATGCGCGAAGACAGCGCACGTGCCGCGGCCGAAGCCAAGGCCGGCCGCTGAAACGCCGCGCCGCACGCGGCGCCGCCCTCGAAACGCCGGCCCCCGGGCCGGCGTTGTCATTGATACAGGCCGCGCTCGCGTGCGAACAGTCGGGCGAGCCCGAACAGCGCGTCGATCGCCGGCGTCGGCTGGCCCAGGCGCTGGCCGAGTTCGCGCACCGCGCCGACGATGGCGTCGAGCTCCACCGGCCGCCCGGCTTCGACGTCCTGCAGCATCGAGGTCTTGAAGGCGCCGAGCCTGGCGGTGATCGCATGCCGGTCTTCCGGCGTCTGCCCGATCGGGCAGCCGACGAGCGCGCCGATCGCCGCGGCCTCGCCCATCGCCTGCGAGCAGAAGGCGCGCACCAGCGGATCGGCGAGCACGCGGTCGGCGGTGGCGCCGGTGATCGCGCTCACCGGGTTCATCGTCAGGTTGCCCCATAGCTTGTACCAGACGTCGCGGCGCACGTCGGCCGAGGCCGTGACGTCGAAACCGGCCTCGCGCAGCAGCGCCGCCACCGTGTCGACGCGCGCACTGGCGCCGCCGGCCGGCTCGCCGACGATCAGCCCGGCGCCCATCTTGTGCACCACCAGGCCAGGCTCCGAGGTGAAGGCCGCGGCGTGCACGACGCAACCGAGCACGGTCTCGAACGGGATCGCGGCGCCGACGATGCCGCCCGGGTCGACCGCTTCCAGCGGGGCGTCGCCGAGCGCCGCGACGCCGTGGCCGAACCACCAGGGCACGCCGTTCATCGCCGGCAGCACGACGGTCTGCGGGCCGATCAAGGGCGCGATGCCGCGCGCCACCTGCGTCAGCGCCGGGCCCTTGACGGCGATGACGACGAGATCCTGGACGCCGAGTTCGGCGGCGTCGGCCGAGACCGCGGCACACGGCGCCTGGATCGACTCGCCGCCCTGCTGCAGCCGCCAGCCGTGACGGCGCAGCGCGTCCAGCGTCGCGCCGCGCGCCAGCGCCGAGACCTTCGCCTGGCCGCGCGCCGCGAGCCGGGTGCCGATGAAGCCGCCGATCGCGCCGGCGCCGAGGATGCAGACCTTCATGTCGTCGAGCCGCTCGCGGCGGCGCTGGCAGTGGAATCGGAAGCGGGCGACGCGGCGTAGACCGCCGCCGCGGCACGCAGGCGTTCGGCGACCTTGGCGCGCAGCTCGGGCGGCGACAGCACCTCGGCGTCGCCGCCGTGGCGCATCAGGTCCATCACGAGTTCGGTGTCGTCGGTATAGGGCAGCTGCAGCTCGTAGCGGCCGTCGTCCAGCCAGCGCCCCTGCTGCTGCGGGTGCCAGACCTCGCGCCCGACCCAGGCCGCGGCCTGCGCGGCGAAGACCACCGTCGCCCAGCGCCGCGTGCCGCCGGCGTAGATGCCGTAGCCGGTGTCCATCTCGGCCTGCACACGTTCCAGCGGCAGCTCGAAAGCCGGCTGGTCGAGCAGCGCGGCCTGCTCCATCGCGTCGAGCGCGAATCGGCGCAGCCCGTCGGCGCGGTGGCACCAGGCGTCGAGGTACCAGGTGTTGCGGTAGTGCACCAGGCGCTGCGGCGAGACGTCGCGCTCGGCGACCTCGCCACGCGTGCGCGTCAGGTAGCGCAGGTGCAGCCGGCGGCGCTCGAGCAGCGCTTCGGCGACACGTTCGAAATGGCGCGCCGGCACCGCGCGCCGCGCCGCCGCGACGATGCGCACGCGCTGCATCAGCGTCTTGTCCTCGGCGCCGCCGATCATCTCGCGCACGCGGTCCAGCAGCGGCTGCAGGTGGCGCGACAGCGTGCCGTCCTCGTCCAGACTGGCCAGCAACTGGTGCGCGGCGAGCAGCGAATACAGCTCGCGTTCGTCGAACCACAGGCCGGGCAGCTCGTGGCGCGCGCCACGCGCGGCTTCCTCGAGCCGGTAGCCGTTGAGCTCGCGGTCGTAGACGATGGGTGCGCCCAGCCGGCTGCGCAGGTACTCCAGGTCGCGCTTGAGCGTGGCGCGCGAGACTTCCAGTTCGTCGAGCAGCGTGCGCAGGCTGACGTGCCCGCGCTGGCGGATCATGCGTTCGATCTTGTAGAGGCGTTCGGCGTTGGACATGGCTCGGGCGCCCGCGGCGCGGGGCTCAGAACAGACCGACGACGCGGCCGTCCTCGGTGAGGTCGATGACCTCGGCGGCCGGAGTCTTGGGCAGGCCGGGCATGGTCATCACGTCGCCGCAGACCATGACGATGAACTCGGCGCCGGCGGCCAGGCGCACCTCGCGCACGTCGAGCACGTGGCCGCTGGGCGCGCCGCGGCGCTTGGCGTCGGTGGAGAAGCTGTACTGCGTCTTGGCGATGCAGATCGGCCAGCGGCCGTAGCCCTCGGCCTGCAGGTGCTCGATGCGCGCACGCACCGCCGCCGGCGCCTCGACGTCGGCCGCGCCGTAGACGCGCGTCGCGACCTTGCGCAGCTTCTCCCACAGCGTGTCGTCGTCGTCGTAGACGAAACGCGGCGTGCTCGGCTGCTCGAACAGGCGCACGACCTCGCGCGCCAGGTCTTCGGCACCGGCGCCGCCCTCGGCCCAGTGGCGTGCCAGCGCGATCGGCACGCCCCAGCCCTGCACACGCTCGCGCAGCAGCGCGTGCTCGGCCTCGGTGTCGGCGCTGAAGTGGTTGACGGCGACGACGCAGGGCAGGCCGTAGACGCCGCGCACGTTGTCGACGTGGCGGCGCAGGTTGTCCAGCCCGCGCTCGAGCGCGCCCAGGGCCTCGCGGCCCAGTTCGGCCAGCGCCGCGCCGCCGTGGTGCTTGAGCGCCCGCACCGTCGCGACGACGACCGCCGCGTCGGGCCTGAGCCCCGACTTGCGGCACTTGATGTCGAGGAACTTCTCCGCGCCCAGGTCGGCGCCGAAGCCGGCTTCGGTGACGACGACGTCGGCGAGCTTCAGCGCCGTCTTCGTCGCCAGCACCGAGTTGCAGCCGTGGGCGATGTTGGCGAACGGGCCGCCGTGCAGGATGGCCGGCGTGTGCTCCAGCGTCTGCACGAGGTTGGGCGCGAAGGCGTCCTTGAGCAGCACCGCCATCGCGCCGTGCACCTTCAGGTCGCGGGCGTGCACCGGCAGGCGAGAGCGCGTCTCGGCGACGACGATGTTGCCCAGGCGCTGCTTCAGGTCGGCCAGCGAGGTCGCCAGGCAGAAGATGGCCATCACCTCGCTGGCGACGACGATGTCGAAGCCGTCCTCGCGCGGCACGCCGTTGCCCGGGCCGCCGAGGCCGACGGTGATGTCGCGCAGCGCG is a window encoding:
- a CDS encoding c-type cytochrome gives rise to the protein MRLPLRPLLLALGAAALALPAAAEPRADEALAARSVAATCANCHGPEGRSQGTIKTLAGQPAERTLQSLAEFRSGAQPSTIMAQLLRGYSDEQLRLAAQWFAAQPERRER
- a CDS encoding NAD(P)/FAD-dependent oxidoreductase, coding for MHDRSHTLTRRRLLGAGLAGGTLALAGCAAPPVARSTPGRVVVVGGGYGGATAARYLRLWGGVDVTLVEREAVFVSCPVSNLVLGGWRTLADITRGYDGLAAAGVKRVRGEAVAIDAQRRLLRLADGSTLPWDRLIVAPGIDFDSAAIPGLQPALDAGTVTHAWKAGPQTVALRRQLEALPDGGVVAITIPRAPFRCPPGPYERAAVIGSWLKQARPRAKLLLLDANPEIQSKKALFQRAFGEHLKGIVEYRPDAELREVDGRLARFDFEDLKADVLNVIPPQRAGRLAQDAGLVTVNGRWVGVDWLTLQSQALPGVHVLGDATFSAPLMPKSGHMANQHAKVAAAAVIQLLRGEPVNPAPLVMNTCYSVMSPTQAVHVASVHPYDSAEKTFKAVPASVGVSPDWNGAEARIAQAWAENIWADTLAL
- a CDS encoding branched-chain amino acid ABC transporter substrate-binding protein, producing MTAFFPRLSLLALACVAVSASAAEPIVVKIGHVAALSGPAAHLGRDNENGVRMAIEELNAKGVQIGGRTAKFELLAEDDGGDPKQGTAAAQKLVDSKVNGVVGHLNSGTAIPAARIYSEAGIPQIAPSVTNPRYTRQGFKTTFRMVADDAQLGGTLGRYAVQTLKAKTVAVIDDRTAYGQGVATEFEKAAKAAGATIVKREFTNDKATDFTGILTGIKAAKPDVIFYGGMDAVGGPMLRQMKQLGINSKFMGGDGVCTAELPKLASGQVPDNQVICAIAGGVEGAQKPVMDKFKADFKKKFGAEVQIYSPYTYDATKVMAEAMVKAGSADPAKYLPVLAKISYPGVTGTIAFDEKGDIKNGALTLYTFKGGKREELAVVR
- the soxZ gene encoding thiosulfate oxidation carrier complex protein SoxZ, translating into MAAAPILIRAQSQGERALVRVLMAHEMESGQRKDGDGRTIPAWHIHEVLVTLQGRPVLTMRWGPSVSKNPFLRFVLRGAKPGDRVGVSWTDTRGERRDAEAVVA
- a CDS encoding thiosulfate oxidation carrier protein SoxY, translating into MSPALGPDLERRDTLAAGVCAAMLASLGLWPRAAGAAALPPAFEAASLAELQSALGIATPQPSAEVTLSGPDVAENGAAVELTFGTSLVNAQRLLLLVEHNPALLSAIFELSEAVEPEFTLRIKMAESSPVWAVATTSDARVFFARKEIRVTLGGCAA
- a CDS encoding DUF3149 domain-containing protein, with amino-acid sequence MNAMTVLFSTDVGLMSLAVIAVTLGMGAFYLRYFLKHMREDSARAAAEAKAGR
- a CDS encoding 2-dehydropantoate 2-reductase; protein product: MKVCILGAGAIGGFIGTRLAARGQAKVSALARGATLDALRRHGWRLQQGGESIQAPCAAVSADAAELGVQDLVVIAVKGPALTQVARGIAPLIGPQTVVLPAMNGVPWWFGHGVAALGDAPLEAVDPGGIVGAAIPFETVLGCVVHAAAFTSEPGLVVHKMGAGLIVGEPAGGASARVDTVAALLREAGFDVTASADVRRDVWYKLWGNLTMNPVSAITGATADRVLADPLVRAFCSQAMGEAAAIGALVGCPIGQTPEDRHAITARLGAFKTSMLQDVEAGRPVELDAIVGAVRELGQRLGQPTPAIDALFGLARLFARERGLYQ
- a CDS encoding helix-turn-helix transcriptional regulator produces the protein MSNAERLYKIERMIRQRGHVSLRTLLDELEVSRATLKRDLEYLRSRLGAPIVYDRELNGYRLEEAARGARHELPGLWFDERELYSLLAAHQLLASLDEDGTLSRHLQPLLDRVREMIGGAEDKTLMQRVRIVAAARRAVPARHFERVAEALLERRRLHLRYLTRTRGEVAERDVSPQRLVHYRNTWYLDAWCHRADGLRRFALDAMEQAALLDQPAFELPLERVQAEMDTGYGIYAGGTRRWATVVFAAQAAAWVGREVWHPQQQGRWLDDGRYELQLPYTDDTELVMDLMRHGGDAEVLSPPELRAKVAERLRAAAAVYAASPASDSTASAAASGSTT
- a CDS encoding formate--tetrahydrofolate ligase, translating into MPSDIDIAQNARLQRITDLARDRLGIADEHLVPYGHYKAKLSLDYLRSLESRPDGKLVLVTAITPTPAGEGKTTTTVGLGDALNRIGRKTIVALREPSLGPVFGMKGGAAGGGHAQVVPMEDINLHFTGDFAAIALANNLLAAAIDNHVHHGNALDIDVRRIGFKRVMDMNDRALRDITVGLGGPGNGVPREDGFDIVVASEVMAIFCLATSLADLKQRLGNIVVAETRSRLPVHARDLKVHGAMAVLLKDAFAPNLVQTLEHTPAILHGGPFANIAHGCNSVLATKTALKLADVVVTEAGFGADLGAEKFLDIKCRKSGLRPDAAVVVATVRALKHHGGAALAELGREALGALERGLDNLRRHVDNVRGVYGLPCVVAVNHFSADTEAEHALLRERVQGWGVPIALARHWAEGGAGAEDLAREVVRLFEQPSTPRFVYDDDDTLWEKLRKVATRVYGAADVEAPAAVRARIEHLQAEGYGRWPICIAKTQYSFSTDAKRRGAPSGHVLDVREVRLAAGAEFIVMVCGDVMTMPGLPKTPAAEVIDLTEDGRVVGLF